ACTTTACATACTTTCTTTCGCTCTCGGTGTGATTCGCTAGATTGTCCTTGCTGGTGCTGTGTTGTGTCTTGTTGCAGCTGCACCACCGAAAAAAACGGTCCGTGCAGCGTCCGGTGGACCGGACGGTGATGCGACGGTGATCCAGCAAGATCAGATCATCAATGAGGATGGATCGTACAACTATGTGTTTGAAACGAGCAACGGTATACGGGCGCAGGCCAGCAGCTCGGACGGTATCCGTACGTCCGGGGACTTTTCCTACCCGGCACCGGACGGTACGAACATTGCGCTTGCCTACGTGGCCGATGAGTATGGGTTCCAGCCGCAGGGTGCTCATCTGCCGGTAGAGCCACCAGCACCGGACCACGTCATCAAGCAGCTGGAGGACATCCGTGCAAACCCACCGAACGATCCGGACTTTGATGCTGCCTTCCTTGATTCGGAAATTGCACGACTTCGGGCCACCCAGGGCTAAGGGACTCCTTTTTAGTTAGTTAGCAAAATGTACTTCCCCTTATCCAGCCAGTTGTAGTCAAATTTGTTATGGTTTAAtaaagaaagtgaaatttaatttaaaaaaaaaattcaaacgtgaagattaaaatttgacatttcacTCTCGTCTCTCAAGGATACTTTTATAATTAACTACGCCACTAGTTCATCCCATGACTAGAGCCCACACAAGGACTTTAAAAATCTCATCACGAATTCCAGGTACTCCCAAAACCGGTCATCCCCATCACAGTAGCATTAATCAAACCTAACCACCGTACTACCTGTGaggtgtgtgaatgtgtccCGTATCCCGAATGTCCGGCATGTAGTTATAGCATGCATACAGAGAAACAGCCTGACTGGCAGTCAGTTCTACACTCGTGCTGCAGCGAAAGGTATGAAATTGGAAAGCTATCTTGATCCCGACGCCATCCTCTTTTGCCCGGAAATCCGAATCATTCTCATGTACCACTGTTCGGCACTGACCTAACTGACCCTTTGTGGTTCTGCTAAGAGGGGGAAGGTGGAGGAAGTTGCTGGCAGGTATGGGGACGGATTGCACATGACAGTATCCGCATCGAGAAAAAGGGGATATTGAAACAGGATATTCACATTACGCCAGGATGTGTCCGGGAACGGCTACCGGCAGGGCAACAGTCACAGATGAGCCACCAGGATCGGTGACTGTGATTGGACCTTTCGATTGGTACGACAGTAACAGTCGAAAGGGGTGTTTAGGTACCGACAGTAGCAAATTGGGGGTAACCGAGGGCCAGATAATCGATTGTTGGAACGGAGATTTTAGTCTATTTTTGGAGGGAAGTTAACTTCTGTTTCATGATAGGAAatgatgttttgctgtttggacTTGTTGGGGTGCCAAATATTCAAATGGACGCTATACACTGGAAATTGATcgataaatgtttaattatttttgacgTCGATCGTTTcgcaataaatatttataaaatggttagaaacaagaagtttatcatatttttaggATTATTattagttgttgttttgtaagaTGTGTGTTTAATTAGGTCTAGTTTCCAAAATTAAATTCCGGGATATTTGTTTTGAAGAAGTCTTGTAAGCCATAATAaagtttttatatattttctgGTTGATAACTATAGACCCTTCGTTAacatctatatatataaaattctcgtgtcgcggtgttagtgtgcaaactccacttaaacggctgaaccgatttgtttgaaattttcgctaaacgttcgttaggtatgagaataggtttaccgctatttttcgtttcgctaagtggcctctggccaatattatgagttcttttctgtttttcctacgggagttatcaagtaggcatagccatttttttcaacacgaataatgttgaacactactgaaacaaaaaagttctaacgaataaatcaatcaaagtaggtacacatgacgatttattttttgcaattttattcattaaagcataaagtgagtgataagtaagtaaaaagcaagtgtgtttAAAGTGTAAagtgtaattaaaaaatgttgttcaGTGATTTTCGGCTCTGTGGTATATGTGGAATCcgcgccttacacggaaggatctgatattaaatcccaatcgtcaaggaaagtcccagagccacaaaaaataagaaaaattgctttgattgggaatatcatttggattaagagtggcaataatttaaaaattttcagttaatcaacgatattctctaatcaccgctctaataataccacacgaatcaagattgaacactcaaaatgtttgcattaattacaaaaggcatgtttaagggcaaagctaggtttgccgggtaagctagtttaTTTATAAGATTTTAACTTACTACAGTCTAGCGGTTTACAAAATTAATTCACGTGGCGACATTTTAGGGTATCTATTAGTGACCCAAAACTGTGGGCAAATGCAGTATTTTCAATTGTCCAAAGATTGTTAATCTTTggactttaaaatatttcaatcttcttaagaatttttttgcgaGTTTGTTGTTCTTTCCCCCGAATTTCGTGTAAAAATATGGGTTTACTCTTGTCTACTACCATTTAgaattgtttgctttgcatttTACTCGCATATTTGACATTACAAATAGGGCAAAGACGATcagaaataaaacatgaagTTTGAAAGTGACACTAATAGCACCTTTAAACTATCAACTATGGTCATTGAATATAGTGTTTAGTGTAAATTTATACTCATGAAcgtgaatattttttgtttttgattaccTTAAAAATGAGcgtatttaacattttttattattatttaaagaaatttaattaaattgtgtaAGCTTGATTTCACAGTAAATATTACCATTTTCCTTCGATAACATTTACAATTACAATGTGCTTTAAAGTTCAGTCCTATAActttaaaaacgaaacacaaataaaacaatcaaattgtTTTGTAGTCGTTTACTTTCCCTcttgttatttaattaaacgGCATTTCATAATCCTTCAAGAAAGCATGCTGTTGACATCCGTTTATTCCATTTACAGGCTTCCATTTAAATGCATTCAATAAAACAATGCAATCCCGCAATGCTGGGTAACACACAACTTTTCGCACACTTTTGTTTCGCCTACAAAACGGTTCGACGTGCGACACACTCAATGCTTGGAAACATTTCAACAGCGCAGTATGGTAAGTTTGgaataaaagtgaaataagcaataacaacaacaaaaaaacgcacacacaaaaacacaaatgaaatgaagatAAAGTAACGGTCGGGCCAGCATTAGCCAGCATCGGAAAACCCCCGTGCATCTGCCCAGGGATCGCTCAAAACAGTAAAATTGCCAACACACAAACTTTTTCCCTTCAACGGGGGGTGGGGAAGAACGCGGGAAGGAGGGAGgtaaatggtggaaaaaaactttcccactTGTATTTACCACTATTTTTCATCCGATTATTTATATCGCATGCTTTACGGGTGCGCGTCGGAATCGGCCAGTGGAAAATGGTAGGAAAACATCTATCACGAAGGACAACTTCGCCACCAACGAAAGGAGCGTGACAGTTCGGGTGCAGCGGAACCCTGCTGACCCGTTTTCCATCCCTGCCACCCCCCTGCCAGTTTTCCTTTTAACCATTTTCCACCGTGTAATGCGAAACAAAGTATGGAAAGTTTTAATTGGATTTAGGTGGCAAATTTTTCGAGCCCCTTGTCTCATCACTTTACCCATTTG
The DNA window shown above is from Anopheles funestus chromosome 3RL, idAnoFuneDA-416_04, whole genome shotgun sequence and carries:
- the LOC125768611 gene encoding cuticle protein AMP2-like, with amino-acid sequence MYSKLIVLAGAVLCLVAAAPPKKTVRAASGGPDGDATVIQQDQIINEDGSYNYVFETSNGIRAQASSSDGIRTSGDFSYPAPDGTNIALAYVADEYGFQPQGAHLPVEPPAPDHVIKQLEDIRANPPNDPDFDAAFLDSEIARLRATQG